Proteins co-encoded in one Spirosoma endbachense genomic window:
- a CDS encoding Crp/Fnr family transcriptional regulator, with protein sequence MDPKETLKQHIAKTTSISDEQFDFIFSHFKPQVFKKGQTIFAAGDTIDCEFFVVRGCLKTFYINDDLKMFTLQIAMPTWWASDYSALYTGVKATVSLDCITDSEVLCLKAEDREKLCQEIHAIEHFFRWRTNMGYVTAQKQLLSIIKLIGNG encoded by the coding sequence ATGGACCCAAAAGAAACGCTTAAGCAGCACATCGCTAAAACCACTTCCATTTCAGACGAGCAGTTCGATTTCATCTTTTCGCATTTCAAGCCACAAGTATTCAAAAAAGGGCAAACCATTTTTGCGGCAGGTGACACTATAGACTGTGAGTTTTTCGTAGTTCGGGGTTGTTTAAAAACCTTTTACATCAATGATGACTTGAAGATGTTTACTCTTCAAATCGCCATGCCTACCTGGTGGGCTTCTGATTACAGCGCTCTGTACACCGGTGTCAAAGCAACAGTCAGTCTGGATTGTATCACGGATTCGGAGGTACTTTGTCTGAAAGCAGAAGATCGGGAGAAACTTTGCCAGGAGATACACGCGATTGAACATTTCTTCCGATGGCGTACCAATATGGGGTATGTGACAGCCCAAAAACAATTGCTTTCGATAATAAAGTTGATCGGAAATGGATAG
- a CDS encoding DMT family transporter — MNLLVFIISGIAVGMLIPLIPVYTAVLNRFTGGLYNSAPIIFGIGLVLTIGLKVLLTREVIWPVQVVKAPWYSFMGGAILAIYLLLTPLLLPRLGVGLTISLIVFGQLLMAVLIDHVGLFGNDTFPLNWPRAGGLLLIAIGVWLLKK; from the coding sequence ATGAATTTACTGGTTTTTATCATCTCGGGTATTGCCGTGGGTATGCTGATTCCGCTTATACCTGTTTATACTGCCGTATTGAATCGTTTCACCGGTGGCTTGTATAACTCGGCTCCCATCATTTTTGGCATTGGGTTAGTCCTGACGATCGGGCTAAAAGTGCTTTTAACCAGGGAGGTTATCTGGCCTGTGCAAGTTGTCAAGGCGCCCTGGTATTCGTTTATGGGTGGTGCAATTTTAGCTATCTACTTGCTATTGACTCCGTTGTTATTGCCTCGTTTAGGGGTTGGGTTAACCATCAGCTTAATTGTTTTTGGTCAATTACTCATGGCTGTATTGATTGATCACGTTGGTCTGTTTGGCAACGATACATTCCCGCTCAATTGGCCTCGGGCTGGTGGCCTTCTTCTTATTGCAATTGGTGTTTGGTTGTTAAAGAAATAA
- a CDS encoding sensor histidine kinase, producing the protein MSLYRVVFIAVIVVTALKPNRAWSQAKDQIDSLKGRLVHAPADTNRTRLLLQIGQQYYDHYKEGRRSRSHSTLREIHFLLDSAIGYAQQVVRLSIGVHRLRWKADGLYLQAKCFSFGERYDSTRTFDYYQQTLKAYKQVGDKPRTAKVLQDLADIVRVHVGVKMALPFVMEALAIQQSYGDTTIYYTLEQIGFLHHKMGNFQLALQAYLQSLRLAEHSKNLLYQLDINGNLAEMYERLGDDARAINYVHRLLRLFGFHEDNESINRIAGYRSKLMILYQENQQLSQARQQALTIIELARHDPDHQSVPLTYFLAQSYVVLGQYELAERLYKHLLPFFEKSTNIGGVTDFNKKLGEVYWLTKRYELARHFFQKALTASQHGRFPDEAVSIHRALYQIDSAQGNLRSALQHFQLATAINDSLFNQTKNRQFEELRTQYETEQKDKDLRLQNQRIQVLSQQQQLQNQQLQQDRLVRNSIGLGAFLLLLLLGLTYNRFRLKKRSNQQLQQQHELLQAQQHQLQAQHQELQAHQQVLHTQQNQIHHKNQDLQRLLAEKERLMKEIHHRVKNNLQVVMSLLNSQASYLSDNAALSAIQQSQHRVQAMALIHQKLYQAQGIARIPIAEYIQEVVAYLQESYELPQPIGFAVQVEPIELDVIQAVPLGLIINEAITNSLKYAFPGGRTGRVSLGFLRIGEHRYELTIQDDGVGLPPDFDPSRSQSLGMTLIQGFSDQLGGQLSIISQGGLTIQLTFSEHQLTSFGSHTDYSYQ; encoded by the coding sequence ATGAGCCTTTACCGTGTCGTTTTTATCGCCGTGATTGTAGTCACTGCTTTAAAACCTAACAGAGCCTGGTCTCAGGCCAAGGATCAAATTGATAGCCTGAAAGGGCGGCTGGTGCATGCGCCAGCAGACACGAACCGAACACGATTACTGCTGCAAATCGGTCAACAATACTACGATCACTATAAGGAAGGCCGAAGAAGTAGAAGTCATTCTACGTTACGTGAAATCCATTTTCTGTTGGATAGTGCCATTGGCTATGCCCAGCAGGTAGTGAGGTTGAGTATAGGAGTACATCGACTTCGTTGGAAAGCGGATGGACTCTATCTGCAAGCAAAGTGTTTTAGTTTCGGTGAACGCTATGATTCCACCAGGACTTTCGATTACTACCAGCAGACGCTGAAGGCTTATAAGCAGGTAGGCGATAAACCGAGGACAGCCAAAGTACTGCAAGATCTGGCCGACATAGTTCGAGTACACGTTGGGGTGAAAATGGCACTCCCATTCGTTATGGAGGCCTTAGCCATTCAGCAATCCTACGGTGATACTACCATTTATTACACCCTGGAGCAAATTGGGTTTCTTCATCATAAGATGGGTAACTTCCAACTAGCCCTACAAGCCTATCTACAAAGCTTACGACTGGCTGAACATAGCAAAAACCTATTATACCAATTAGATATTAATGGCAATTTGGCTGAAATGTATGAGCGATTAGGTGACGATGCTAGAGCCATTAACTATGTACATAGACTACTTCGCTTATTCGGTTTCCATGAGGATAATGAGTCTATCAACCGAATAGCAGGGTATCGCAGCAAACTGATGATTCTATACCAGGAAAACCAGCAGCTCTCTCAAGCCCGCCAACAGGCGTTAACCATTATTGAGCTGGCCCGTCACGATCCCGACCATCAAAGTGTTCCTTTAACTTACTTCCTGGCCCAAAGCTACGTTGTTTTAGGCCAGTATGAACTGGCAGAACGATTGTATAAACACTTATTGCCATTTTTCGAAAAAAGCACAAACATTGGAGGTGTGACCGATTTCAACAAGAAGCTTGGCGAGGTTTACTGGCTCACCAAACGCTATGAACTGGCCCGACATTTCTTCCAAAAAGCCCTGACGGCAAGCCAGCATGGCCGATTCCCTGATGAAGCAGTCAGCATTCATCGGGCACTCTATCAGATTGACTCCGCCCAGGGAAACCTCCGCTCCGCCCTCCAACACTTCCAACTGGCGACCGCCATCAACGACTCCCTCTTCAACCAGACCAAAAACCGTCAGTTCGAAGAACTCAGAACCCAGTACGAGACCGAACAGAAAGACAAAGACCTCCGCCTGCAAAACCAACGCATTCAGGTCCTCTCCCAGCAACAGCAACTCCAAAATCAGCAACTCCAGCAAGACCGGCTAGTGCGCAACTCGATTGGCCTGGGAGCCTTCCTACTCCTGTTGCTGCTGGGGCTAACCTACAACCGATTCCGCCTGAAAAAGCGCAGCAACCAGCAGTTGCAGCAACAACATGAACTACTTCAGGCTCAACAACACCAGCTACAGGCCCAACACCAGGAACTGCAGGCCCACCAGCAGGTGCTGCATACCCAGCAAAACCAGATCCACCACAAGAACCAGGACTTGCAGCGGCTGTTGGCCGAGAAAGAACGGCTGATGAAGGAGATCCACCACCGGGTCAAAAACAACCTCCAGGTGGTGATGAGCCTGTTGAACTCCCAGGCTAGCTATCTCTCCGATAATGCGGCCCTGTCGGCCATCCAGCAGAGCCAGCATCGGGTGCAGGCCATGGCCCTGATCCACCAGAAGCTCTACCAGGCCCAGGGCATCGCCCGTATCCCCATCGCCGAGTATATCCAGGAGGTGGTAGCTTACCTGCAGGAGTCGTATGAACTGCCCCAACCGATTGGGTTTGCGGTCCAGGTGGAGCCAATCGAGCTGGATGTCATCCAGGCGGTGCCTTTGGGGTTGATCATCAATGAGGCTATCACCAACTCCCTCAAGTATGCCTTTCCGGGTGGACGCACAGGGCGGGTTAGTTTAGGGTTTCTGCGGATAGGCGAGCACAGGTATGAGCTAACCATTCAGGATGATGGAGTGGGCTTACCCCCTGACTTTGACCCCAGCCGGAGTCAGTCGTTGGGCATGACTTTGATCCAGGGCTTCAGTGACCAATTGGGCGGGCAGTTATCGATCATCAGCCAGGGCGGTCTAACCATCCAGTTAACCTTTTCGGAGCATCAGCTTACTTCGTTCGGTTCGCATACGGATTATAGCTATCAATAA
- a CDS encoding SusC/RagA family TonB-linked outer membrane protein, protein MRLTFTIIILICLLSVKLVAQGQLIKGNVMTQEDNQPLAGVNVVLKGSGKGALTDANGHFSLTASPGYDTLLVTMVGRRPSAVAIGNRTTMTIYLVLATTFLDEAIVIGYGSQARRELTGSVSSITAQQFSDVPLLSPDQALQGRAAGVLVTQSSGTPATSLKVRIRGTNSLNATAEPLYVVDGMPINTGDFSGFYLGGQSLNALSDLNPQDIASIQILKDAAAAAIYGSRASNGVVLITTKRGKSGPTALDIKAYEGVQSVPKLLAMLSGPEQEVLLNEQRTAVGLSPQYPDPANATTTNWQREVFRTAPIREYSLSASGGNQQTRFYLSGTYFRQQGIVLGSDFRRGSVRLNLDHWFSPKLQFGTSLTLSRALNNRINGDNFINGVLGSALFLGSHIPVRNPNGSYALDPLGSASNPVAEGTETQFDSRTNRVVGTAFAEYRFSPALQWRTNIGVDNLVLKEDVFYPTTTLNGSRANGSGRSDYRQNFNWLLESTLTYSTVLRQRHSFTALAGAGWQTSAFETLTASATNFPGNSISRLTAGSVKTGASSDGATWALTSFFSRLQYAFREKLLISATLRADGSSRFNQDRRYGVFPVGSIGWVLYDGKGQPNALLSFLKVRASYGLTGNANMGTLTNQTPALGLFGVGRSYLQQTSLVPLQLANPALSWEKTRELNLGVDVALIANRLSLSANYFIRRTNDLLQARQLPLTSGFSQINENIGSLQNRGVELEVSFVNRPQSQWQWQTSFNLSFIRNTVTKLYGGTPFSVGYANWVQEGQPVGAFYGSQVARIFQTQAEIDALNQASQALYGSTSFYQSANTRPGDIQFKDLNGDGRITSADQTVIGSAQPSFFGGLANKLTFRGLDVSLFLQFTYGNDIYNYTRSIGESMSSQYGQWTSVRNRWTPERPSTSMPRAAQGNPNNNTRISDRFIEDGSFLRLKNLAVGYTLRISQLRKARLRFYATAQNLLTFTHYTGYDPEVNTLTDQSLVAGSDFFVIPQARTFLVGIQLGF, encoded by the coding sequence ATGAGGCTTACGTTTACCATCATCATACTTATCTGTCTGTTGTCCGTCAAACTCGTTGCTCAAGGGCAGCTAATCAAAGGGAATGTAATGACTCAGGAAGACAACCAGCCCCTGGCCGGTGTCAACGTTGTCCTGAAGGGTTCAGGCAAAGGTGCCCTAACCGATGCTAATGGGCATTTTTCGCTAACTGCAAGCCCAGGCTATGATACGTTATTGGTAACCATGGTCGGTAGACGACCTAGTGCAGTTGCCATCGGAAATCGTACTACGATGACCATATACCTGGTCTTAGCTACCACGTTTCTGGACGAAGCTATTGTCATCGGCTATGGCAGTCAGGCCAGGCGTGAACTTACCGGGTCAGTATCCTCTATAACGGCCCAACAATTCAGTGACGTTCCCCTGCTTAGCCCCGACCAGGCACTGCAGGGTAGAGCAGCCGGGGTCCTGGTCACTCAGAGTTCGGGAACACCCGCCACCAGCCTCAAAGTGCGAATTCGGGGCACTAATTCACTCAACGCCACTGCGGAGCCACTCTACGTAGTGGATGGTATGCCCATTAATACGGGTGACTTTTCGGGTTTTTATCTGGGCGGGCAGTCGCTGAACGCCCTGAGTGACTTGAACCCTCAGGACATTGCCTCCATTCAAATCCTGAAAGACGCTGCGGCAGCAGCTATCTATGGTTCCCGCGCATCCAATGGCGTGGTGCTGATTACCACCAAACGAGGCAAAAGTGGGCCTACGGCTTTGGACATAAAGGCTTATGAAGGAGTTCAGAGCGTGCCTAAGCTATTGGCTATGCTCTCAGGACCAGAGCAGGAAGTTTTGTTGAACGAACAACGTACCGCCGTGGGTCTCTCGCCCCAATATCCTGATCCGGCCAATGCTACCACGACCAACTGGCAACGGGAGGTGTTCCGCACAGCCCCGATCCGGGAGTATTCCTTATCGGCCTCGGGAGGGAATCAGCAGACCCGCTTTTATCTGTCAGGTACATACTTTCGCCAGCAGGGCATTGTCCTGGGCTCCGACTTCCGGCGGGGGAGCGTACGGCTGAACCTGGATCACTGGTTCAGCCCTAAGCTACAGTTCGGCACCAGTCTGACGTTGAGCCGGGCGCTGAATAACCGCATCAACGGTGATAATTTTATCAATGGGGTTCTCGGCTCAGCTCTGTTCCTGGGTAGCCACATTCCGGTCCGCAATCCGAATGGTTCTTATGCCCTGGACCCATTGGGGTCGGCGAGTAATCCGGTTGCCGAGGGAACCGAAACCCAATTCGATTCCCGCACGAATCGGGTAGTAGGAACGGCATTTGCGGAGTATCGTTTCAGCCCGGCTCTCCAGTGGCGGACGAATATTGGGGTTGACAACCTGGTGCTAAAAGAAGATGTATTCTACCCCACCACTACCCTGAATGGCTCACGGGCTAACGGGTCAGGACGGTCAGATTACCGGCAGAATTTCAACTGGTTGCTGGAAAGCACATTGACCTATTCAACCGTCCTGCGCCAGCGCCATAGCTTTACAGCCCTGGCTGGAGCGGGTTGGCAGACTTCTGCTTTTGAAACACTAACGGCGTCGGCGACAAACTTTCCGGGCAATTCGATCTCCCGCCTGACGGCCGGTTCGGTGAAAACGGGAGCTTCCTCAGATGGTGCTACCTGGGCACTCACTTCTTTTTTCTCCCGGCTGCAATACGCCTTTCGGGAGAAGCTGCTGATCTCGGCCACTTTGCGGGCAGATGGCTCTTCGCGCTTTAATCAAGACCGGCGATACGGTGTTTTCCCGGTCGGTTCAATTGGCTGGGTTCTCTATGACGGAAAAGGGCAACCGAACGCCCTGCTTAGCTTTTTGAAAGTAAGAGCCAGTTATGGCCTGACGGGTAATGCCAACATGGGGACACTTACGAATCAAACGCCTGCGTTGGGACTATTTGGCGTTGGCAGAAGTTACCTGCAACAAACCAGCCTGGTGCCACTACAACTGGCTAATCCTGCCCTGAGCTGGGAGAAGACTCGTGAACTGAATCTGGGGGTAGATGTAGCTCTGATTGCCAATCGACTGAGCCTGTCGGCCAATTACTTTATCCGTCGAACCAACGATCTGTTACAAGCTCGGCAGCTGCCCTTAACATCCGGCTTTTCTCAAATCAACGAAAACATTGGGTCCTTACAAAATCGGGGCGTGGAGCTGGAGGTCAGCTTCGTCAATCGGCCACAAAGCCAGTGGCAGTGGCAGACCAGTTTCAATCTCTCCTTTATTCGCAATACCGTTACGAAGCTCTATGGGGGAACACCTTTCTCGGTGGGCTACGCCAACTGGGTGCAGGAGGGGCAACCCGTCGGGGCTTTTTATGGCTCTCAGGTAGCCCGTATCTTTCAGACGCAGGCAGAAATTGATGCGTTGAATCAGGCCAGCCAGGCCCTATACGGATCTACTTCCTTCTACCAGTCAGCGAATACCCGGCCGGGTGATATTCAATTTAAAGACCTCAACGGAGACGGCCGCATTACTTCGGCGGATCAAACCGTCATTGGGTCCGCTCAACCGTCTTTTTTTGGTGGGCTGGCCAACAAACTAACCTTTCGGGGACTTGACGTTTCGCTGTTTCTCCAGTTTACCTACGGAAATGACATCTACAACTACACTCGTTCAATTGGTGAAAGTATGAGCAGTCAGTATGGGCAATGGACCAGTGTCCGCAACCGCTGGACTCCCGAGCGACCCAGCACCAGCATGCCCCGAGCCGCTCAGGGCAATCCCAACAATAACACCCGCATTTCGGATCGATTCATTGAGGACGGTTCGTTTTTGCGGCTCAAGAATCTCGCTGTTGGTTACACCTTACGCATTAGTCAGCTCAGGAAAGCCAGGCTTCGCTTTTATGCCACCGCGCAGAATTTACTCACCTTTACTCACTACACCGGCTACGATCCCGAGGTAAACACCCTGACCGACCAAAGTCTGGTAGCAGGCAGCGACTTTTTTGTCATACCGCAAGCCCGTACGTTTCTGGTAGGCATTCAACTGGGCTTTTAA
- a CDS encoding RagB/SusD family nutrient uptake outer membrane protein, which translates to MKTHLIIRYIALLSVWVALGACKTFLDQPPQSAVSTEEAIADPAGARAAIMGLYASLASGYGQTYTVYPDLLADNLAHNGSLTDLNEFKNHAILAANGSVSGLWQTMYQGINQANNLLDQVPLIADPAFADQKQLIAEAKFARALLYFQLVRYWGDVPLITSPTRTADNLLVSRAPADQVYARIQTDLGEATPDLPQVAVGRATQAAAQTLSARVALQRQDYATAAALSGAIIQRKLFSLVTDYRLLFATRNTGESILELQYNSTSTNGLAFWFFSTALGGRNEVGPRGIGSTLEAAYEPGDRRKDASISPGGILLDGKVIPAGIGIKYFRISTQDDDVPVMRFAEVLLIRAEALAQLGELAESLALVNQIRQRAGLGTLTIQNQNELLRAIEQERRVELAMEGHRWFDLIRTGRAQQILGIVDPNKLRLPIPQQDLRLNPNLTQNESY; encoded by the coding sequence ATGAAAACTCATCTGATAATTCGATATATAGCACTGCTGAGCGTCTGGGTTGCTTTGGGAGCTTGTAAAACATTCCTGGATCAGCCACCGCAGTCGGCCGTATCAACTGAGGAGGCCATCGCTGATCCGGCTGGAGCCCGGGCGGCCATCATGGGCTTATACGCCAGTCTGGCCTCGGGTTACGGCCAAACCTACACGGTTTATCCCGACTTGCTGGCCGACAATCTGGCCCACAACGGCAGTTTAACTGACCTGAATGAATTCAAAAACCACGCCATCTTAGCGGCTAACGGTTCAGTTAGTGGCTTATGGCAGACTATGTATCAGGGCATTAACCAGGCCAATAACCTCCTGGATCAAGTACCCTTAATCGCAGATCCTGCTTTCGCGGACCAGAAACAGCTAATCGCCGAGGCTAAGTTTGCCCGAGCGCTCCTATACTTTCAACTGGTTCGCTACTGGGGTGACGTTCCACTAATTACCTCTCCTACCCGAACAGCCGATAATCTGCTGGTTAGCCGTGCGCCCGCAGATCAAGTGTACGCCCGCATCCAGACTGACCTGGGCGAGGCCACGCCTGACCTGCCCCAGGTGGCAGTAGGTCGGGCGACTCAGGCAGCCGCTCAGACGCTGAGCGCACGCGTAGCGTTACAACGGCAGGATTACGCTACCGCTGCCGCCTTGAGTGGAGCCATCATCCAGCGAAAACTGTTCTCACTGGTGACAGACTACCGGTTGTTGTTTGCGACCAGGAACACGGGAGAATCTATTTTGGAGCTCCAGTACAATTCGACCAGCACGAACGGATTAGCCTTTTGGTTTTTTTCGACGGCCCTGGGTGGCCGCAATGAAGTAGGGCCTCGGGGGATTGGCTCTACACTGGAAGCGGCTTACGAACCGGGTGACCGACGAAAAGACGCGTCCATTTCGCCGGGTGGTATTTTGCTGGATGGCAAGGTCATACCAGCCGGTATTGGCATCAAGTACTTCCGCATCAGTACCCAGGACGATGATGTGCCGGTGATGCGCTTCGCCGAGGTGCTATTGATCCGGGCCGAAGCCTTGGCACAACTGGGCGAATTGGCGGAAAGCTTAGCCCTGGTTAACCAAATTCGGCAACGAGCCGGACTTGGGACATTAACCATTCAGAATCAAAATGAATTACTCCGCGCTATCGAGCAGGAACGGCGGGTGGAATTAGCCATGGAGGGCCACCGCTGGTTTGACCTGATTCGAACCGGCCGTGCTCAGCAGATACTAGGCATAGTAGACCCCAACAAATTGCGGCTACCTATTCCACAGCAGGACCTGCGTTTGAACCCGAACTTAACGCAGAATGAAAGTTATTAA
- a CDS encoding enoyl-CoA hydratase/isomerase family protein → MNVSSEQLAGTPLRLTQHNSGYWQVTIDAPPLNLFGPELLTGLEEVVRRMKIAQELRVLVFDSAVPDYFIAHFDIMKGGEILTRKTPSGLLPWFDVALALYESPVISIASIRGRARGVGIEFAAACDMRFASEKAVFGQFEVGVSTIPGGGSMEFLPLLTGRARALEIIIGAEDLEAATAERYGLINRLIPDDQLDRFVHQLALRISHFDPVITGMAKTMINQRAPRVSMEHMNASRTAFIEANLRPERKKISQKLQGWGIQQDSDFERNLGPCLNHISEEDSPN, encoded by the coding sequence ATGAATGTCTCATCAGAACAGCTGGCAGGAACACCACTCCGACTTACCCAGCATAATTCCGGCTACTGGCAGGTGACCATCGATGCCCCGCCACTCAACCTGTTCGGGCCGGAGCTGCTGACTGGCCTGGAGGAGGTTGTACGCCGGATGAAAATAGCTCAGGAACTGCGCGTACTTGTATTCGACAGTGCCGTTCCGGATTATTTTATCGCTCACTTCGATATCATGAAAGGAGGGGAGATACTGACACGTAAAACACCCTCAGGCTTATTGCCCTGGTTCGATGTAGCGTTGGCGCTCTATGAGTCGCCCGTCATTAGTATTGCTTCAATCCGGGGTCGCGCTCGTGGCGTGGGCATCGAATTTGCCGCTGCCTGCGACATGCGTTTTGCCAGTGAAAAGGCTGTTTTCGGCCAATTTGAAGTGGGCGTCAGTACCATTCCTGGCGGTGGCAGTATGGAGTTTCTCCCCTTGCTGACTGGCAGGGCAAGGGCGCTGGAGATCATCATTGGCGCGGAAGACCTGGAAGCAGCTACGGCTGAACGCTACGGACTGATCAACCGTCTGATTCCGGATGATCAACTCGATCGTTTTGTCCACCAATTAGCCCTTCGCATCAGTCATTTTGACCCGGTGATAACGGGCATGGCGAAAACGATGATCAATCAGCGTGCGCCAAGGGTATCTATGGAGCACATGAACGCTTCACGAACTGCATTCATTGAGGCAAATCTTCGGCCGGAACGAAAGAAGATTTCTCAGAAACTGCAGGGATGGGGCATTCAACAGGACAGCGATTTTGAACGTAATCTGGGTCCCTGTTTAAACCACATTAGCGAGGAGGACAGCCCTAATTGA
- a CDS encoding isochorismatase family cysteine hydrolase, translating to MDKQTERGFDRYGTYEPSRTGILLIDPYNDFLHPEGKAYARSKEVIEEVHLLDNLARVINTGRQLQIQLFFVPHHRAEPGDYMNWKYPTAQQLRTGEQQVFARGSWGGLFHADFQPQSGDIIIKEHWAQSGFANTDLDQQLKQHSIDRIILIGMIANTCVESTGRFGMELGYHVTLVKDATAANTWQNMQAAHEINGPTFAHALLTTDELLDILHNKSLPVSQ from the coding sequence ATGGATAAACAAACCGAACGGGGTTTTGATCGATATGGCACTTATGAGCCTTCCCGGACTGGAATCCTGTTGATTGATCCGTATAATGATTTCTTACATCCGGAAGGCAAAGCGTATGCCCGATCGAAAGAAGTCATCGAAGAAGTCCACTTGTTGGATAATCTGGCCAGAGTGATCAATACAGGCCGCCAACTGCAAATTCAGCTGTTCTTTGTTCCCCATCATCGCGCTGAGCCAGGCGATTATATGAACTGGAAATACCCCACTGCCCAGCAGCTTAGAACAGGAGAACAACAGGTTTTTGCCAGGGGGAGCTGGGGTGGCCTGTTTCATGCCGACTTTCAGCCGCAATCGGGCGATATCATCATCAAGGAGCACTGGGCACAAAGTGGGTTTGCCAATACTGATCTTGACCAGCAGTTGAAACAGCATTCCATCGACCGTATCATCCTGATTGGGATGATTGCCAACACCTGCGTTGAGTCGACTGGTCGCTTCGGAATGGAATTGGGCTACCACGTTACGTTAGTAAAAGACGCTACAGCCGCCAATACCTGGCAGAACATGCAGGCAGCTCATGAGATAAATGGGCCCACGTTTGCACACGCCCTACTGACCACGGATGAACTCCTGGACATACTTCACAACAAATCCTTACCCGTTAGCCAATGA
- a CDS encoding SDR family oxidoreductase — protein MNTTKVWYVTGASQGLGLSLVKKLLTSGYKVAATSRTLNVLLQAVGIQDEAYFLPLAVDLTNADSIRQSIQQTTAIFGRIDVVVNNAGYGMSGSVEDISDQDVRTIFSINVLATIQVTKAVLPLMRHQRSGYVINIASVAGFAGAPGWSIYSATKAAVIAFSEVLAADVREFGINVTVAEPSGFRTGFLTKESLVLAESSLDDYKAIKNTQDRYLAMNGQQAGDPEKAAALFIELAEHPEPPLHLFMGVDAFNRASEKISDLSAELTVWKDLSFAVDFQS, from the coding sequence ATGAACACGACAAAAGTTTGGTACGTAACCGGAGCGTCTCAGGGATTAGGATTGAGTCTGGTGAAAAAATTACTGACAAGCGGCTACAAAGTAGCCGCAACCTCTCGCACCCTTAATGTCCTGCTACAAGCCGTTGGCATACAGGACGAAGCTTATTTCCTGCCATTGGCCGTTGATCTGACGAATGCAGACTCGATCCGGCAGTCGATTCAGCAAACCACAGCTATTTTTGGCCGGATCGATGTAGTTGTCAATAATGCAGGGTACGGCATGAGTGGATCCGTTGAGGATATTAGCGACCAGGATGTTCGTACTATCTTTTCCATCAATGTACTGGCAACGATTCAGGTGACGAAAGCCGTGTTGCCGCTGATGCGCCATCAGCGATCCGGCTATGTCATCAATATCGCTTCCGTCGCCGGTTTTGCAGGCGCTCCTGGCTGGTCGATCTATTCCGCTACTAAAGCAGCAGTAATCGCTTTTTCAGAAGTACTGGCCGCTGATGTGAGGGAATTTGGAATTAATGTGACTGTTGCCGAACCCTCTGGCTTTCGCACGGGCTTTCTGACCAAAGAGTCACTCGTGCTTGCCGAAAGTTCGTTAGACGACTACAAAGCTATTAAAAACACGCAGGATCGTTACCTGGCCATGAATGGTCAACAAGCCGGAGATCCCGAAAAAGCCGCTGCGCTATTTATCGAACTCGCTGAGCATCCGGAGCCTCCCCTACACCTGTTTATGGGTGTCGATGCATTTAATCGAGCCAGCGAAAAAATTAGCGACTTATCTGCTGAGCTAACCGTATGGAAAGACCTATCATTTGCTGTCGATTTCCAATCCTGA